A stretch of Rhododendron vialii isolate Sample 1 chromosome 4a, ASM3025357v1 DNA encodes these proteins:
- the LOC131322794 gene encoding uncharacterized protein LOC131322794, which produces MYLDGVETVHNRPERNEDLGVRRQGLTVFTGTARPILPITRDGQMSQELRDIAHWFLLYNSPELEKYLEEHKNLLPIQAGENITQKQRKEFPKWFKDHMNRLRVEESPEATDELWSLANGPNLLVKEYSGCIINGVRFHTREVDDRRTSQNSGVLVVGDHEGEMHDFYGHLSKVWEFGYRCSNKVVLFQCEWYNTGNTGRTRTIRTDAHCTSIDVTSRWYQSDPFVLPSQAKQVFYLNDTKWGKPWQVVQQVQHRGMFDVPEVDNDEPRYPMECDDAFQQESITSVVPVDVEAEVHCHRDGAEDEVVLGIGPLDETIEESGDDEDDEIPDVEMDPDMDYDM; this is translated from the exons ATGTATTTGGATGGAGTTGAAACAGTGCATAATCGACCCGAACGAAATGAAGATCTTGGTGTACGTCGCCAAGGGTTGACGGTATTTACAGGAACAGCTCGTCCTATTCTCCCAATCACTAGAGATGGTCAGATGTCACAAGAACTTCGTGATATTGCTCATTGGTTCTTGTTGTACAATAGTCCGGAGTTGGAGAAGTATTTAGA GGAACACAAGAATTTGTTACCTATTCAAGCTGGAGAAAACATAACTCAGAAGCAACGAAAAGAATTTCCCAAATGGTTCAAAGATCAT ATGAATAGATTGAGAGTTGAAGAGTCACCGGAGGCAACTGATGAGTTGTGGTCGTTAGCGAATGGTCCTAATTTGTTAGTGAAGGAGTATTCTGGTTGCATAATCAATGGCGTAAGGTTCCACACAAGGGAAGTAGATGATCGTCGAACGAGTCAAAATAGTGGTGTGCTTGTAGTTGGCGATCACGAGGGTGAGATGCATGACTTTTATGGTCACTTAAGCAAAGTTTGGGAATTTGGATACAGATGCAGTAATAAAGTTGTATTGTTCCAATGTGAATGGTATAACACTGGCAACACTGGTAGAACCAGAACAATACGAACAGATGCACATTGTACGAGCATTGATGTCACAAGTCGGTGGTATCAATCTGACCCTTTTGTTCTTCCTAGCCAAGCGAAGCAAGTCTTTTACCTAAATGATACTAAATGGGGTAAGCCTTGGCAAGTCGTGCAACAAGTCCAACATAGGGGAATGTTTGATGTTCCAGAAGTTGATAATGACGAACCTAGGTATCCCATGGAATGCGATGATGCATTCCAACAAGAGAGCATTACCTCGGTTGTTCCAGTCGATGTTGAAGCTGAAGTTCATTGTCATAGGGATGGTGCTGAAGACGAAGTTGTGTTGGGGATTGGGCCATTAGATGAAACAATAGAGGAGAGTGGTGATGATGAAGACGATGAAATACCTGATGTGGAAATGGATCCTGATATGGATTATGATATGTAG
- the LOC131323782 gene encoding uncharacterized protein LOC131323782, with protein sequence MDKSWMSLGKTADGRMSQPYRDGVMSFLHFAVKVVDQEGYIMCPCMKCVNYCRQLPRHVQIHLLQYGIMQSYTIWHKHGEPRMLDEAQHHYEMNSNEYRELGGIDALVEDQIRGDSTNTNPNEEVQSFEKLLNDSRKEVYPSCSSFTLLSFVIELFNLKVTNHMSNKAVDLWLHFLRRLLPEGNLVPKSTREAKKILRDLGLSYELIDACINDCVLFWKENANLDKCPKCTVSRYKINGRRGKKIPRKILRYLPVTPRLKKLYMNKKLAKDMRWHKDKRVDDEEWMHPADGDEWKEFDIQHPEFALEPRNVRLGIAIDGFNPFGNMDNSYSIWPVILIPYNLPPWLIMKEPFLMLSLLIPGDKQPGIDIDVYMQPLKDELEELWNNGALTYDASSGESFQMHATMWWTVHDWPAFGDISGWRTKGHYACYPCNDEPFYESLRSKTAYLNHRAYLPDNHPERRKKVAYDGKCEERKRSLELPVHKIEEQLKNVPKISFGKDPNNRKRPRYEPNWTKVSILYDMPCCKNRKLLHNIDVMHVEKNFGEALCGTMLRIEGKNKDTDKARNDLEDRGIRKELWLTQCPDGSYIKPRASFSLTPQQKEEFFEFLKSVKYPDGYAANISRSVNVRNGRLTGLKSHDYHVLIQ encoded by the coding sequence ATGGACAAGAGTTGGATGTCATTAGGTAAGACTGCAGATGGGAGAATGAGTCAGCCGTATCGTGACGGTGTAAtgtcatttcttcattttgctGTGAAAGTTGTGGACCAAGAAGGCTATATTATGTGCCCATGCATGAAGTGTGTAAACTATTGTCGGCAGTTACCTAGACATGTGCAAATACACTTGCTCCAATATGGGATTATGCAAAGCTACACTATTTGGCATAAGCACGGGGAACCTCGTATGTTAGATGAGGCTCAACATCATTACGAAATGAATAGCAATGAGTATAGAGAATTGGGTGGTATTGATGCACTGGTAGAAGACCAAATAAGAGGGGactcaaccaatacaaaccCGAACGAGGAAGTGCAAAGCTTTGAAAAACTATTAAATGATTCCAGGAAGGAGGTGTACCCAAGTTGCTCAAGTTTTACTTTGTTGAGTTTTGTTATTGAGTTGTTTAATTTgaaggtaacaaaccacatgAGCAATAAAGCAGTTGACTTATGGTTGCATTTTTTGAGAAGACTTTTACCAGAGGGGAACTTAGTTCCCAAGTCCACCCGTGAAGCTAAAAAGATACTACGTGACTTAGGTTTGTCATACGAGCTCATTGATGCATGTATAAATGATTGTGTGCTTTTTTGGAAAGAGAATGCAAACTTGGATAAATGTCCAAAGTGTACGGTATCTAGGTATAAAATTAATGgtagaaggggaaaaaaaatccctcGTAAGATTTTGCGTTACCTCCCCGTGACTCCAAGGTTGAAAAAACTATACATGAATAAGAAATTAGCTAAGGACATGAGGTGGCATAAGGACAAGCGTGTGGATGATGAGGAATGGATGCATCCAGCTGATGGTGATGAGTGGAAGGAGTTTGACATACAACATCCTGAGTTCGCATTGGAGCCTCGCAACGTGAGGTTAGGGATAGCCATTGATGGGTTCAATCCATTTGGGAACATGGATAATTCCTATAGCATATGGCCGGTCATTCTCATTCCCTACAACTTACCACCTTGGTTGATTATGAAAGAGCCATTTCTCATGTTATCATTATTAATTCCTGGAGATAAGCAACCAGGGATTGACATCGATGTATATATGCAACCTTTGAAAGACGAGTTAGAGGAGTTATGGAATAATGGGGCATTAACGTATGATGCCTCAAGTGGTGAGAGTTTCCAGATGCATGCAACTATGTGGTGGACAGTACATGATTGGCCTGCATTTGGTGACATATCTGGGTGGAGAACAAAGGGGCACTATGCTTGTTACCCTTGCAATGATGAACCCTTCTATGAATCTTTGAGAAGTAAGACTGCGTACCTTAACCATCGAGCCTATTTGCCTGACAACCACCCTGAACGGCGAAAGAAGGTGGCCTACGATGGTAAGTGTGAAGAACGAAAGAGATCTTTGGAGTTGCCAGTGCATAAGATAGAAGAGCAattgaaaaatgtaccaaagatCTCATTCGGAAAAGATCCGAACAACAGAAAAAGGCCTCGTTATGAACCAAATTGGACAAAGGTTAGCATCTTGTATGATATGCCATGCTGTAAGAATCGAAAGCTTTTACATAACATTGATGTCATGCATGTGGAGAAAAATTTTGGTGAGGCACTTTGTGGAACTATGTTGCGCATTGAAGGGAAGAATAAGGATACAGACAAGGCTCGAAACGACTTGGAAGATAGGGGCATACGAAAAGAGTTGTGGTTGACACAATGTCCCGATGGTTCATATATCAAGCCTCGCGCTAGTTTTTCATTAACACCTCAACAAAAAGAGGAGTTCTTTGAATTCTTGAAATCAGTCAAGTATCCGGATGGCTATGCTGCAAATATATCAAGGTCAGTAAATGTGAGAAATGGCAGATTAACAGGTTTGAAAAGTCACGACTACCATGTTCTCATACAATGA